A region from the Mya arenaria isolate MELC-2E11 chromosome 2, ASM2691426v1 genome encodes:
- the LOC128222377 gene encoding BMP-2-inducible protein kinase-like isoform X1: protein MKKLFSKIDSNSQQNPHIGKVFTVGKFQVTVEDVIAQGGFAVVFLVKAGNGNRYALKRMFVNNDHDLAVCKKEIHISRTLSGHKNIIKYVESSVTVTPNKVYEVLILMQYCRGSVIQLMNDRIGQGLGEREVVRIFSDVCEAVSRLHHCQTPIIHRDLKLENVLISDEGHYVLCDFGSATARILDKDQHDIKHIEDEIQKYTTISYRSPEMVDLYGGKSITTKADIWALGCLLYRLCFFTLPFGESSLAIQSGKFTIPDDSRFSRSIHMLIGYMLTEDPEKRPDIFQVSHLAFQLARKNCPVPNMNGAPIPDMRSLPVPLTESEAREVKNPVRSASVSTSEGTSTIIAPRQRPKGQNSASTSAGIAPPVQTSIAPRRRPQAGSEPTSQQQSMQPQQQIQQQKQQPASQQQHQFMQQQQQSTASIKLAPGAGYQAQAGGGAQAGVYYQAPAGVTPQQYHFYLQQQQQMLQQQYRHLTPQQQTQLQQQMVYQQQQYLIMQQQLQQQQAAQRSRPSESSDEDQFNLLLQERLQVSAPVTTATTAGPSSGAVPTQAANSRHQEQLIVFSDSETNTNQNNQQTFQEARLKTIPNKPPKPPKQVTTSQTLISITPPTSPKPAPRCHRRNVSDTSGYRMGGRGSAFRAYGGTGGDSLSVVFDHKSKSATTSPVNSPPRTLASMARTMSMDEWNPFEEDNFGNETEDSIFGKEFDKLRRGSNSSISNVKSREDLVMSGSDSSTDPFQNAPFKKHDLETDSDLSDGDEADTGDTMDTEAPQPRTGDKFSSNPLYRAAFAMATKYNKLVDTGDDEYDQGEGKKLIVKDNDDNEEKNKNKKYNKLLNDEDNERTAKPKKSKVSNNQVSVKKIKDESAKDHTDTLTVQKPLPKNTHITPSGQVIKPRKRRESSSSHADEDGICELKGTEFYYRELDDEYGSRPSAHLTKKDHDVISMVSTSSQEYDPTPKHVPIPAPRRSVSEPEVESTPPEKPDPIIGHEHGVRPLLDDDELEDAYGGQGPSQSGQKAPELKEEEVENISSPYTSVPTSPDLRSETTDIFGAAPFKKKTVRRKRPSSGLHTAVDTKTEITKPAVAGKPMVPPKPRLPSKSSSTRDDSQKPTPAARARNKRHSSGGDMRQGLLARSDDSDSGEMVNDIFGNAPFMKRSSSSTDAILHSASPHCDFVKGSYPDHRNGVTNSFSADSLNFRPEHVQDSFGAVPFDSMHSKSSTLVNKSAETSVNKNPAFQKIPYQTVCTVTEVTSLHKQFVTKPEIKQMFTDTKPLATLPPNVKRESSKMRDTNSNIPSPNYQKFKDLYDSDDSDDDDEFALTEKIKHQKAKPSRSPRPADRDIEKSAFSNMSFNDEFEDEENEIPGAGMSASIHEGALQPVQGAAGHGMGVQKSHTSNFTKEPSPVNQDSVKAGGYDTFTWPRKRHKIPMKPHATAEPFTVKKKVESIFK, encoded by the exons atgaaaaaattgttttctaaaatCGATTCTAACAGTCAGCAAAATCCTCATATAGGAAAGGTTTTTACTGTTGGGAAGTTTCAGGTGACAGTTGAAGATGTCATTGCTCAAG GAGGATTTGCCGTGGTATTTCTGGTCAAGGCTGGCAATGGGAACAGATATGCACTCAAAAGAATGTTTGTCAACAATGACCATGATCTTGCAGTCTGtaagaaagaaatacatatatCT AGAACTTTGAGTGGTCACAAGAACATCATCAAGTATGTGGAGTCGTCAGTTACTGTCACCCCCAACAAGGTGTATGAGGTGCTCATCTTGATGCAGTACTGCAGAG GGAGTGTGATACAGCTGATGAATGACCGTATCGGGCAGGGCCTTGGCGAGCGCGAGGTTGTGCGCATCTTCTCAGATGTGTGTGAGGCCGTGTCCCGGCTCCACCACTGCCAGACACCCATTATACATAGGGACCTTAAG CTAGAGAATGTGCTGATATCAGACGAGGGCCACTACGTGTTGTGTGACTTCGGGAGTGCCACAGCCCGCATTCTCGACAAGGACCAGCATGACATCAAACACATAGAAGACGAAATACAAAA GTACACCACAATATCATACAGATCACCAGAGATGGTGGACCTGTACGGAGGAAAGTCTATCACCACCAAGGCTGATATATGG GCGTTAGGATGTTTGCTGTATCGGCTGTGTTTCTTCACCCTTCCATTTGGGGAGAGTTCCCTGGCAATACAGAGTGGGAAGTTCACAATCCCAGACGACTCTCGCTTCTCCAGGAGCATACACATGCTCATTG GTTACATGTTGACAGAGGACCCAGAGAAGAGGCCAGACATTTTCCAGGTCTCTCATCTCGCCTTCCAGCTGGCACGTAAAAACTGTCCTGTACCAAACATGAAT GGAGCTCCAATCCCAGACATGAGGTCACTGCCAGTTCCTCTGACAGAGAGCGAGGCCAGGGAGGTTAAAAACCCAGTCAG GTCAGCATCTGTGAGCACATCAGAGGGCACCTCTACAATTATTGCCCCTCGCCAGAGACCCAAGGGGCAGAACTCTGCAAGTACAAGTGCAGGGATCGCTCCCCCTGTCCAGACCTCTATAGCCCCACGGAGGAGGCCACAAGCTGGATCAG AACCAACCTCACAACAACAATCTATGCAGCCACAgcaacaaatacaacaacagaaacaacaacCGGCTtctcaacaacaacatcagtttatgcaacaacaacaacagtcaACGGCCTCCATAAAG CTGGCCCCTGGTGCTGGGTACCAGGCACAGGCAGGTGGAGGGGCCCAAGCGGGTGTGTATTACCAAGCCCCTGCAGGCGTCACCCCCCAGCAGTACCACTTCTACctgcaacagcagcagcagatgCTACAGCAGCAGTATCGGCACCTCACACCACAACAACAGACTCAGCTACAGCAACAGATGGTGTATCAGCAGCAG CAATACCTGATAATGCAGCAGCAGCTACAGCAGCAGCAGGCCGCCCAGCGGTCGCGGCCGTCAGAGTCGTCGGACGAGGATCAGTTTAACTTGTTACTTCAAGAACGGCTGCAGGTGTCCGCCCCTGTGACCACGGCGACAACTGCAGGCCCTAGTTCTGGTGCTGTGCCCACCCAGGCCGCAAACTCAAGGCACCAAGAGCAGCTGATTGTATTCAGCGACAGTGAGACAAACACCAACCAGAATAATCAGCAAACATTCCAGGAGGCTCGCCTCAAAACAATACCAAATAAACCGCCCAAACCTCCAAAACAG GTTACAACCAGTCAAACTCTGATATCAATCACACCACCCACCTCCCCAAAACCAGCGCCTCGTTGTCACCGGCGCAATGTGAGTGACACATCAGGCTACCGGATGGGCGGGCGGGGCAGCGCATTCCGGGCATATGGAGGAACCGGGGGCGATTCACTCAGTGTTGTGTTTGATCACAAGTCCAAGTCAGCCACCACCAGTCCTGTCAACTCACCACCAAG GACACTGGCATCAATGGCGAGGACCATGTCGATGGATGAGTGGAATCCGTTTGAGGAGGATAACTTTGGTAATGAAACAGAGGACTCAATATTTGGGAAGGAGTTTGACAAGCTACGCCGGGGATCCAATAGCA GTATATCGAACGTGAAGAGCCGTGAAGACCTGGTTATGTCTGGCTCTGACTCCTCCACTGATCCATTCCAAAATGCCCCCTTCAAGAAACATG ATTTGGAGACAGACAGTGATTTGAGTGATGGGGATGAGGCTGACACTGGTGATACCATGGATACAGAGGCCCCGCAGCCCCGCACAGGAGACAAGTTCTCCTCCAACCCACTCTACCGGGCAGCatttgccatggcaaccaagtATAACAAACTGGTCGATACTGGCGATGATGAGTATGACCAAGGAGAGGGGAAGAAACTCATTGTAAAGGATAATGATGACAATGAAgagaaaaacaagaacaaaaagtATAACAAACTGTTAAATGATGAAGACAATGAAAGAACTGCTAAACCGAAGAAATCAAAAGTTAGTAATAACCAAGTAAgtgtgaagaaaataaaagatgaaagtGCTAAAGATCATACTGACACTTTGACAGTACAAAAACCATTACCGAAGAATACTCACATAACACCATCTGGACAGGTGATCAAACCTCGTAAAAGAAGAGAGTCAAGCTCCTCACATGCAGATGAGGATGGTATTTGTGAACTGAAAGGCACTGAATTTTATTACAGAGAACTAGATGATGAGTATGGAAGCCGGCCAAGTGCTCATCTTACAAAGAAAGACCATGATGTTATCTCCATGGTTTCAACCTCCAGTCAAGAGTATGATCCCACTCCCAAACATGTGCCCATTCCTGCCCCTAGAAGGAGCGTATCCGAGCCGGAGGTTGAGAGCACCCCTCCAGAGAAACCGGACCCTATCATTGGACATGAGCATGGGGTCAGACCCCTGCTGGATGATGATGAGCTTGAGGATGCATATGGTGGTCAAGGTCCAAGCCAGAGTGGACAAAAGGCACCTGAACTAAAGGAGGAAGAGGTTGAGAACATCTCCTCCCCTTACACATCAGTACCCACCTCCCCTGACCTCAGGTCTGAGACCACTGACATATTTGGAGCTGCACCATTTAAGAAGAAAACTGTACGCAGAAAAAGGCCAAGTTCTGGTCTCCACACAGCTGTTGACACAAAGACAGAAATCACAAAACCTGCAGTAGCAGGCAAACCAATGGTTCCGCCAAAGCCACGCTTGCCATCGAAATCTTCCTCCACAAGAGATGACAGCCAAAAGCCAACCCCTGCCGCCAGAGCTAGAAACAAAAGACACAGTTCTGGAGGAGATATGAGGCAGGGACTTCTGGCCAGGAGTGATGACAGTGACAGTGGTGAGATGGTAAATGACATTTTTGGCAATGCTCCATTCATGAAAAGGTCTTCCAGTTCTACAGATGCAATTTTGCACTCAGCTTCCCCACATTGTGACTTTGTAAAAGGATCTTATCCAGATCATAGAAATGGTGTTACCAATAGTTTCAGTGCAGACAGTCTCAATTTCAGACCAGAGCATGTTCAAGACTCATTTGGAGCTGTACCATTTGATTCGATGCACTCTAAATCTTCAACATTAGTGAATAAATCTGCTGAAACCAGTGTTAATAAAAATCCTGCATTCCAAAAAATCCCTTATCAAACCGTCTGTACAGTAACTGAAGTGACCAGCTTACATAAACAATTTGTAACCAAACCAGAAATCAAGCAAATGTTCACAGATACAAAGCCTCTGGCAACCTTACCCCCTAATGTTAAACGAGAGTCCTCAAAAATGCGAGACACAAACAGTAACATCCCCTCACCAAATTACCAGAAGTTCAAAGATTTGTATGACTCGGATGACTCGGATGATGATGACGAGTTTGCTCTGACAGAGAAGATAAAACATCAGAAAGCTAAGCCTTCCCGAAGTCCCAGACCTGCAGATAGAGACATTGAAAAATCAGCTTTCTCCAACATGAGCTTCAATGATGAGTTTGAGGATGAAGAAAACGAGATTCCCGGAGCAGGAATGTCTGCCTCCATACATGAGGGTGCTCTACAGCCTGTACAGGGAGCGGCAGGCCATGGTATGGGGGTGCAAAAGTCTCACACCTCGAACTTCACCAAGGAACCTTCCCCTGTAAACCAAGACTCTGTGAAAGCAGGAGGCTATGATACATTCACTTGGCCCAGAAAACGACACAAAATCCCAATGAAACCCCATGCAACTGCTGAACCATTTACTGTTAAGAAAAAAGTGGaaagtatatttaaatga
- the LOC128222377 gene encoding BMP-2-inducible protein kinase-like isoform X2 — MFVNNDHDLAVCKKEIHISRTLSGHKNIIKYVESSVTVTPNKVYEVLILMQYCRGSVIQLMNDRIGQGLGEREVVRIFSDVCEAVSRLHHCQTPIIHRDLKLENVLISDEGHYVLCDFGSATARILDKDQHDIKHIEDEIQKYTTISYRSPEMVDLYGGKSITTKADIWALGCLLYRLCFFTLPFGESSLAIQSGKFTIPDDSRFSRSIHMLIGYMLTEDPEKRPDIFQVSHLAFQLARKNCPVPNMNGAPIPDMRSLPVPLTESEAREVKNPVRSASVSTSEGTSTIIAPRQRPKGQNSASTSAGIAPPVQTSIAPRRRPQAGSEPTSQQQSMQPQQQIQQQKQQPASQQQHQFMQQQQQSTASIKLAPGAGYQAQAGGGAQAGVYYQAPAGVTPQQYHFYLQQQQQMLQQQYRHLTPQQQTQLQQQMVYQQQQYLIMQQQLQQQQAAQRSRPSESSDEDQFNLLLQERLQVSAPVTTATTAGPSSGAVPTQAANSRHQEQLIVFSDSETNTNQNNQQTFQEARLKTIPNKPPKPPKQVTTSQTLISITPPTSPKPAPRCHRRNVSDTSGYRMGGRGSAFRAYGGTGGDSLSVVFDHKSKSATTSPVNSPPRTLASMARTMSMDEWNPFEEDNFGNETEDSIFGKEFDKLRRGSNSSISNVKSREDLVMSGSDSSTDPFQNAPFKKHDLETDSDLSDGDEADTGDTMDTEAPQPRTGDKFSSNPLYRAAFAMATKYNKLVDTGDDEYDQGEGKKLIVKDNDDNEEKNKNKKYNKLLNDEDNERTAKPKKSKVSNNQVSVKKIKDESAKDHTDTLTVQKPLPKNTHITPSGQVIKPRKRRESSSSHADEDGICELKGTEFYYRELDDEYGSRPSAHLTKKDHDVISMVSTSSQEYDPTPKHVPIPAPRRSVSEPEVESTPPEKPDPIIGHEHGVRPLLDDDELEDAYGGQGPSQSGQKAPELKEEEVENISSPYTSVPTSPDLRSETTDIFGAAPFKKKTVRRKRPSSGLHTAVDTKTEITKPAVAGKPMVPPKPRLPSKSSSTRDDSQKPTPAARARNKRHSSGGDMRQGLLARSDDSDSGEMVNDIFGNAPFMKRSSSSTDAILHSASPHCDFVKGSYPDHRNGVTNSFSADSLNFRPEHVQDSFGAVPFDSMHSKSSTLVNKSAETSVNKNPAFQKIPYQTVCTVTEVTSLHKQFVTKPEIKQMFTDTKPLATLPPNVKRESSKMRDTNSNIPSPNYQKFKDLYDSDDSDDDDEFALTEKIKHQKAKPSRSPRPADRDIEKSAFSNMSFNDEFEDEENEIPGAGMSASIHEGALQPVQGAAGHGMGVQKSHTSNFTKEPSPVNQDSVKAGGYDTFTWPRKRHKIPMKPHATAEPFTVKKKVESIFK; from the exons ATGTTTGTCAACAATGACCATGATCTTGCAGTCTGtaagaaagaaatacatatatCT AGAACTTTGAGTGGTCACAAGAACATCATCAAGTATGTGGAGTCGTCAGTTACTGTCACCCCCAACAAGGTGTATGAGGTGCTCATCTTGATGCAGTACTGCAGAG GGAGTGTGATACAGCTGATGAATGACCGTATCGGGCAGGGCCTTGGCGAGCGCGAGGTTGTGCGCATCTTCTCAGATGTGTGTGAGGCCGTGTCCCGGCTCCACCACTGCCAGACACCCATTATACATAGGGACCTTAAG CTAGAGAATGTGCTGATATCAGACGAGGGCCACTACGTGTTGTGTGACTTCGGGAGTGCCACAGCCCGCATTCTCGACAAGGACCAGCATGACATCAAACACATAGAAGACGAAATACAAAA GTACACCACAATATCATACAGATCACCAGAGATGGTGGACCTGTACGGAGGAAAGTCTATCACCACCAAGGCTGATATATGG GCGTTAGGATGTTTGCTGTATCGGCTGTGTTTCTTCACCCTTCCATTTGGGGAGAGTTCCCTGGCAATACAGAGTGGGAAGTTCACAATCCCAGACGACTCTCGCTTCTCCAGGAGCATACACATGCTCATTG GTTACATGTTGACAGAGGACCCAGAGAAGAGGCCAGACATTTTCCAGGTCTCTCATCTCGCCTTCCAGCTGGCACGTAAAAACTGTCCTGTACCAAACATGAAT GGAGCTCCAATCCCAGACATGAGGTCACTGCCAGTTCCTCTGACAGAGAGCGAGGCCAGGGAGGTTAAAAACCCAGTCAG GTCAGCATCTGTGAGCACATCAGAGGGCACCTCTACAATTATTGCCCCTCGCCAGAGACCCAAGGGGCAGAACTCTGCAAGTACAAGTGCAGGGATCGCTCCCCCTGTCCAGACCTCTATAGCCCCACGGAGGAGGCCACAAGCTGGATCAG AACCAACCTCACAACAACAATCTATGCAGCCACAgcaacaaatacaacaacagaaacaacaacCGGCTtctcaacaacaacatcagtttatgcaacaacaacaacagtcaACGGCCTCCATAAAG CTGGCCCCTGGTGCTGGGTACCAGGCACAGGCAGGTGGAGGGGCCCAAGCGGGTGTGTATTACCAAGCCCCTGCAGGCGTCACCCCCCAGCAGTACCACTTCTACctgcaacagcagcagcagatgCTACAGCAGCAGTATCGGCACCTCACACCACAACAACAGACTCAGCTACAGCAACAGATGGTGTATCAGCAGCAG CAATACCTGATAATGCAGCAGCAGCTACAGCAGCAGCAGGCCGCCCAGCGGTCGCGGCCGTCAGAGTCGTCGGACGAGGATCAGTTTAACTTGTTACTTCAAGAACGGCTGCAGGTGTCCGCCCCTGTGACCACGGCGACAACTGCAGGCCCTAGTTCTGGTGCTGTGCCCACCCAGGCCGCAAACTCAAGGCACCAAGAGCAGCTGATTGTATTCAGCGACAGTGAGACAAACACCAACCAGAATAATCAGCAAACATTCCAGGAGGCTCGCCTCAAAACAATACCAAATAAACCGCCCAAACCTCCAAAACAG GTTACAACCAGTCAAACTCTGATATCAATCACACCACCCACCTCCCCAAAACCAGCGCCTCGTTGTCACCGGCGCAATGTGAGTGACACATCAGGCTACCGGATGGGCGGGCGGGGCAGCGCATTCCGGGCATATGGAGGAACCGGGGGCGATTCACTCAGTGTTGTGTTTGATCACAAGTCCAAGTCAGCCACCACCAGTCCTGTCAACTCACCACCAAG GACACTGGCATCAATGGCGAGGACCATGTCGATGGATGAGTGGAATCCGTTTGAGGAGGATAACTTTGGTAATGAAACAGAGGACTCAATATTTGGGAAGGAGTTTGACAAGCTACGCCGGGGATCCAATAGCA GTATATCGAACGTGAAGAGCCGTGAAGACCTGGTTATGTCTGGCTCTGACTCCTCCACTGATCCATTCCAAAATGCCCCCTTCAAGAAACATG ATTTGGAGACAGACAGTGATTTGAGTGATGGGGATGAGGCTGACACTGGTGATACCATGGATACAGAGGCCCCGCAGCCCCGCACAGGAGACAAGTTCTCCTCCAACCCACTCTACCGGGCAGCatttgccatggcaaccaagtATAACAAACTGGTCGATACTGGCGATGATGAGTATGACCAAGGAGAGGGGAAGAAACTCATTGTAAAGGATAATGATGACAATGAAgagaaaaacaagaacaaaaagtATAACAAACTGTTAAATGATGAAGACAATGAAAGAACTGCTAAACCGAAGAAATCAAAAGTTAGTAATAACCAAGTAAgtgtgaagaaaataaaagatgaaagtGCTAAAGATCATACTGACACTTTGACAGTACAAAAACCATTACCGAAGAATACTCACATAACACCATCTGGACAGGTGATCAAACCTCGTAAAAGAAGAGAGTCAAGCTCCTCACATGCAGATGAGGATGGTATTTGTGAACTGAAAGGCACTGAATTTTATTACAGAGAACTAGATGATGAGTATGGAAGCCGGCCAAGTGCTCATCTTACAAAGAAAGACCATGATGTTATCTCCATGGTTTCAACCTCCAGTCAAGAGTATGATCCCACTCCCAAACATGTGCCCATTCCTGCCCCTAGAAGGAGCGTATCCGAGCCGGAGGTTGAGAGCACCCCTCCAGAGAAACCGGACCCTATCATTGGACATGAGCATGGGGTCAGACCCCTGCTGGATGATGATGAGCTTGAGGATGCATATGGTGGTCAAGGTCCAAGCCAGAGTGGACAAAAGGCACCTGAACTAAAGGAGGAAGAGGTTGAGAACATCTCCTCCCCTTACACATCAGTACCCACCTCCCCTGACCTCAGGTCTGAGACCACTGACATATTTGGAGCTGCACCATTTAAGAAGAAAACTGTACGCAGAAAAAGGCCAAGTTCTGGTCTCCACACAGCTGTTGACACAAAGACAGAAATCACAAAACCTGCAGTAGCAGGCAAACCAATGGTTCCGCCAAAGCCACGCTTGCCATCGAAATCTTCCTCCACAAGAGATGACAGCCAAAAGCCAACCCCTGCCGCCAGAGCTAGAAACAAAAGACACAGTTCTGGAGGAGATATGAGGCAGGGACTTCTGGCCAGGAGTGATGACAGTGACAGTGGTGAGATGGTAAATGACATTTTTGGCAATGCTCCATTCATGAAAAGGTCTTCCAGTTCTACAGATGCAATTTTGCACTCAGCTTCCCCACATTGTGACTTTGTAAAAGGATCTTATCCAGATCATAGAAATGGTGTTACCAATAGTTTCAGTGCAGACAGTCTCAATTTCAGACCAGAGCATGTTCAAGACTCATTTGGAGCTGTACCATTTGATTCGATGCACTCTAAATCTTCAACATTAGTGAATAAATCTGCTGAAACCAGTGTTAATAAAAATCCTGCATTCCAAAAAATCCCTTATCAAACCGTCTGTACAGTAACTGAAGTGACCAGCTTACATAAACAATTTGTAACCAAACCAGAAATCAAGCAAATGTTCACAGATACAAAGCCTCTGGCAACCTTACCCCCTAATGTTAAACGAGAGTCCTCAAAAATGCGAGACACAAACAGTAACATCCCCTCACCAAATTACCAGAAGTTCAAAGATTTGTATGACTCGGATGACTCGGATGATGATGACGAGTTTGCTCTGACAGAGAAGATAAAACATCAGAAAGCTAAGCCTTCCCGAAGTCCCAGACCTGCAGATAGAGACATTGAAAAATCAGCTTTCTCCAACATGAGCTTCAATGATGAGTTTGAGGATGAAGAAAACGAGATTCCCGGAGCAGGAATGTCTGCCTCCATACATGAGGGTGCTCTACAGCCTGTACAGGGAGCGGCAGGCCATGGTATGGGGGTGCAAAAGTCTCACACCTCGAACTTCACCAAGGAACCTTCCCCTGTAAACCAAGACTCTGTGAAAGCAGGAGGCTATGATACATTCACTTGGCCCAGAAAACGACACAAAATCCCAATGAAACCCCATGCAACTGCTGAACCATTTACTGTTAAGAAAAAAGTGGaaagtatatttaaatga